Proteins encoded together in one Hylaeus volcanicus isolate JK05 chromosome 3, UHH_iyHylVolc1.0_haploid, whole genome shotgun sequence window:
- the LOC128874267 gene encoding alpha-(1,3)-fucosyltransferase fut-5-like encodes MFRIPRYVRLLLFLCTVSTILCAFFIISVYIADKKNDEKTFAIRTEDRKQTLQVSMKSMKERLFNDDQIRKMTLLGKWLVSSEGHSPPPKINTKKGPYLILIWKHGKFLERRHIKRFTNNEFSPWENCSVQDCVLTYQSTDLDTADAVVFHLHLTKDVSELPARRRLDQRWIFLTDESPMHTFLYGRQKLSNYNGFFNWSMTYRMDSDVPVPYGRTITRSYINSQDADFPKNYIKKSKTKVATVMASNCGGTNGRWDYVKELKSFLGKDLDIYGKCLNGNTAACPGHFDKDCPALNEYKFYLAFENSNCKEYLTEKVFWHGYHKSAVPIIMGAPKEDCEHLLPPKSFLHVNDFANPSALANYLQYLNRHDDKYLEYHEWRRYFKVINEHGYFGSISRHYCRICEALHYNVPSIKVYDDMESFWNRKQDCDL; translated from the exons ATGTTCAGAATTCCGCGATACGTACGACTTCTCCTGTTCCTATGCACTGTTTCTACGATCTTATGTgccttttttattatttctgtatacATTGCtgacaaaaaaaatgacgagAAAACGTTCGCAATACGGACGGAGGATCGAAAGCAAACCCTACAAGtgtcgatgaaatcgatgaaggAACGTCTTTTTAACGACGACCAG ATTCGTAAGATGACATTGCTCGGAAAGTGGCTCGTATCTAGCGAGGGTCATTCTCCACCACCgaaaattaatacgaaaaaGGGCccttatttgattttaatttggaaGCATGGAAAGTTCTTGGAACGCAGGCACATCAAACGATTTACAAACAATGA ATTCTCACCTTGGGAAAATTGTTCAGTGCAAGACTGTGTATTAACGTACCAATCGACAGATTTAGACACTGCAGACGCGGTCGTGTTTCACTTACACCTGACAAAAGACGTGTCAGAATTGCCAGCGAGACGTCGACTGGATCAAAGATGGATCTTTTTAACCGATGAATCACCGATGCATACTTTCCTCTACGGAAGACAAAAACTGTCGAACTATAATGGTTTCTTTAATTGGTCGATGACCTATCGAATGGACAGCGACGTTCCGGTACCTTACGGACGAACGATTACCAGATCGTACATAAATTCTCAGGACGCAGATTTCCCgaagaattatattaaaaaatcaaaaactaAAGTTGCTACCGTAATGGCCAGCAATTGTGGCGGTACGAACGGCAGATGGGACTACGTAAAGGAGCTCAAGTCGTTTTTAGGAAAAGATCTGGATATATATGGAAAATGTCTCAACGGTAATACAGCCGCGTGTCCGGGTCATTTCGATAAGGATTGTCCCGCtttaaacgaatacaaattttatctaGCTTTTGAAAACTCAAACTGTAAAGAATACTTGACGGAAAAAGTATTCTGGCACGGTTATCACAAATCGGCGGTTCCGATAATAATGGGTGCGCCAAAGGAGGATTGCGAGCATTTATTACCGCCTAAATCGTTTCTTCATGTTAACGATTTCGCTAATCCGTCCGCTTTGGCGAACTATCTCCAGTATCTTAATCGTCACGATGACAAATACTTGGAATATCACGAATGGCGTAgatatttcaaagtaattaaCGAGCATGGTTATTTCGGTAGCATTTCGAGGCATTACTGCCGAATTTGCGAGGCTCTTCATTACAATGTTCCTAGTATTAAGGTATACGACGACATGGAGTCATTTTGGAATAGAAAACAAGATTGTGACCTctaa
- the LOC128874268 gene encoding uncharacterized protein LOC128874268 yields the protein MSQCVLINIGDIVINEFRFVLRKDFQQCLSIIPRQDRKTIYGETFNRKICKNVGYLYRFVAVPMHSTVTSKVCHVATILSRKQFVSKPRSSFFPVFYYTTHCTQTSVSMALVRFKGHDDHYNGVTVDSNEESCTPDVFAKRLTVSLQEWIKDKKRTIWFHVYLPHTEWVPILVKEGFKFHHAREEYVTLYRWLVTDEECNVPHYAHTNLGVGAFVYNEKTNELLVIKEKYTKKAPFWKLPGGYVEPGEDLEVAVKREVLEETGIQTTFKCLIGFRHAHDFVFGCSDIYIVFYLSPTNVDIKKCNREISECKWMKFNDYMEHSEVHGNNKLIAKKMMEFCKHRMGLTVEYAVHPILKKPISVYSISKIDKEQSCSLTK from the exons ATGTCGCaatgtgttttaattaatatcggaGATATcgttataaatgaatttagatTCGTGTTACGTAAGGACTTCCAGCAGTGTTTATCCATCATTCCAAGACAAGATCGGAAAACTATTTACGGTGAAacatttaatcgaaaaatttgcaaaaatgtggGTTATTTGTATAGATTCGTAGCTGTTCCAATGCATAGTACCGTAACGTCCAAAGTTTGTCACGTTGCCACGATACTAAGccgaaaacaatttgtttctaaaCCGCGGTCAAGTTTTTTCCcagtattttattacacaacaCATTGTACTCAAACTTCCGTTTCTATGGCTTTGGTAAGGTTTAAAGGACACGACGACCATTACAACGGCGTAACTGTCGATTCAAATGAAGAATCTTGCACCCCTGATGTGTTTGCTAAACGTCTTACAG TTTCTTTACAAGAGTGGATAAAAGACAAGAAACGCACAATATGGTTTCATGTTTATTTACCGCATACTGAATGGGTACCGATACTTGTAAAGGAAGGATTTAAATTCCACCATGCACGAGAAGAATACGTTACACTGTATCGGTGGTTAGTTACTGATGAAGAATGCAATGTACCACATTATGCACATACAAATTTAGGTGTTGGAGCATTTGTATATAATGAGAAAACTAACGAGCTTTtagttattaaagaaaaatatacaaagaaaGCACCATTCTGGAAATTGCCAGGTGGTTATGTAGAACCAG gCGAAGATTTAGAGGTAGCTGTGAAAAGAGAGGTTTTAGAGGAAACTGGTATTCAAACtacttttaaatgtttaataggTTTCAGACACGCCCATGACTTTGTATTTGGTTGTtctgatatatatatagttttctATTTGTCTCCTACTAATGttgacattaaaaaatgtaatagagAAATTTCTGAATGTAAATGGATGAAG ttCAATGATTACATGGAACATTCAGAAGTAcatggaaataataaattaattgcaaaaaaaatgatgGAGTTCTGCAAGCACAGAATGGGACTTACTGTAGAGTACGCAGTTCATCCTATTTTGAAAAAGCCTATATCTGTATATAGTAtatcaaaaattgataaagaaCAATCGTGttcattaacaaaataa